Within Actinoplanes sp. L3-i22, the genomic segment AACGTTGCGTCCGTCACACCCGGGCTGCATCCTGGTGGGCGTGCCGGAACGGATAAGGGAAGTCACCGCCCTGCTGGCCGAGGTGCTGGCGCCACGGGCGCCGCTCACCGTGATCGTCGACGGCGGCGATCCGGGCGCGGCGGCCGACTTCGCGGCGCGGCTCGCCGCGGCGTTCCCGGCGTCCGCGCGAGCCTGGAACATCGACGCGGTGCTCGGGCTGATCGGGCCGGGCACCGGCGGGTTCGACTCGGCGCTCAACGTGCTCGAGCCGGCCACCGACCAGGTCCTGGTCTATCTGCGCGGCGGCCCGCGGAACAGGTTCACCAGCGGCGACGGGGAACGCCGCGCCCAGGTGGTGATCGACCACCGGGACCCGGACTGGCCGGTCATCCGGCACATGCACCCGTCGCTGGCCGACCCGGACCGGTGGTACCTGTCGGAAAGCCGGGCGTTCTTCGCGGCCCGCGCGGCGGACTGGGACGTCAAGTTCGGGGACGATCTGCCGGCGTACGCGAAGGCCGTCCACGAGGCCGGCGTGCGCCCCGGCGAGGTCGCCCTCGACGTCGGCTGCGGGACCGGGCGGGCGCTTCCCGCCCTGGCCGGGGCGGTCGGGCCGGCCGGGCGGGTGATCGGGCTGGACTTCACCCCGGACATGCTCGCCGAGGCGTGCCGGGCCGGCCGGAACACCGCCGCGACCCTGGTCGTCGCGGACGCCCGCCGGCTGCCGATCGCCGACGCCGCGGTCGACGTGATCTTCGCGGCCGGTCTGATCACCCACCTGCCGGACCCGCCGGCCGGGCTCGCCGAGCTGGCCCGGGTCACCCGGCCCGGCGGGACGCTGGCGATCTTCCACCCGGTCGGCCGGGCCGCGCTGGCCACCCGGCACGGGCGGACGCTGCGGCCGGACGAGGCGCTCGCCGAGGAGCGGCTGGCGCCGTTGCTGGCCGCGGCGGGGTGGGTGCTGACCTCCTACGAGGACGGCGAGGACCGCTTCCTCGCCCTGGCCACCCGGCTCTAGCGCGGGGTCACGGTTCGCTTTTCGCTCACGATTGCGGCGCCGATTCGGCGGTACGGCCGTAAGCCCCCGACCAGGAGCGCCCGGTAGCCAGATTGGCCGCACCCCCGTCCCGGACCGCCCCGAACACGGCCCGCGCCATCGGCGTGCCCCAGTGCGAACGCGGCCCGCCGTAGGCCGCCGGTTCACCGGCCACCGGGCAGAGCACGCAGATCGCGTCCGTCGCGGTGCCGGTCGCGGACAGGCCCAGGTCGGCCAGCGCCTGCACCTTCGCCTCGGTGGCCGTCGCGACCGCGTTGACCAGCGCGCCGGCACTGAGCCGCTGCGGAATCCAGACGACGATGTTGATCGTCCCGGGATGATGGGCGAAACCGGTCACCCCGGCTTCGGCGGCGCGGATCGGGGCGCCCAGGCCGACCGTCGCGTAGACGTGCACCCCGGCCTCCGACGCCGACACCACGTCACGCACGTTCACGCCGGTGAGCAGCCCGACCCCGGGACCGGACAGGTGGAGCGCGCCGGCGAGCTCGGTCAGGTGCACCGCCGGGTCCGGCCGCGCGTAGGACATCGGGACGCTGGCGTTGATCAGCCACTCGCGGGTGCCGACACCGCCGCCCAGGACCGCGCTGGAGACGGCGAGGACCGGCTCGGGAAACCGCCAGAGCAGCAGCGGCACCTCCTGCCCGTCCTCCTTGCGATGGGTCAGCGACGGCTCGGCGAACACCCGGCCCAGCCTACGGTTCGGGACTTTCGGCCTTGGTCGGCCCTGGTCGGACGACACACCATGGGGGGATGAACGAGGTCAAGCAGGCACTGGCGCAGGCCGCCGACGCGGCCCGGTTCGCCCCGTCGATCCACAACACCCAGCCGTGGCGGTGGGTGGTCCGGGCCGACCGGCTGGAGCTGTACGCGGTCACCGGCCGGCAGCTGCACGCGCAGGACCCGGACGCCCGGATGCTCCTGGTCAGCTGCGGCGCGGCGCTGCACCACGCGCAGGTCGCGCTGGACGCCGAGGGCTGGGGATACACGGTCGAGCGCCCCGGGTCCCTCGACGGGCCGCTCGCGGTGATCACGCCGGGTGACCGGCGACCGGCCGAGCCGGAGGCGACCCGGCACCTGCAGATGCTCCAGGTGCGGCGGACCGACCGGCGCACGGTCCGGGACGAGGCGGTTCCCGGGCCGGTCCTGGACGCGCTGGTCAAGGCGGCTTCGCCGGGCGGGGCCGAGCTGCACCTGCTGGACCGGGACCAGGTGCTGGACCTGGCGGTCGCGGTGGAGCACGCCCAGTCCGCCGAGGACGCCGACGAGCGGGCCCGTGCCGAGCTCGCCACCTGGGTCGGCGGGGACCGGCCGGACGGCACCGGGATCCCGGCCTCGGCGCTGCCCGCCGAGGTGCCGCTGACCACTGTCGCGGAGCGGGACTTCCAGGCCGAAGGCTCGGTCACGGCCGGGGACGGGCACGACCGGGCGGCGACGTACGGCGTCCTGTACGGCCGCGGCGACGCCCCGTCCGACTGGTTGCGCTCCGGCGAGTCGCTCAGCCGGCTGTGGCTGGCCGCGACCGAGCACGCGGTGAGCCTGCTCCCGTTCAGCGGGCCGGTCGAGGTCCCGTTCACCCGGGCGGCCCTGACCCGCCTGCTGGGCGGAACCGGCGTGCCCTACCTGGCCGTCCGCCTCGGCCTGCAGGACCCGGACCGGACCGCTCCCCCGCACACCCCGCGCCTCCCCGCCACCCAGGTCATCACGCTCGCCGACTAGCGCGAGGCGTTGCGGGGTCCTTTGAAACCGCAACCACCCTCGGACGTCGCCCTTTCGGGTCTCGCGTTCTGGGCGCCCCGCGCCCTGCGAGGCCCGGAAGGGTCCCCGCGGGAGCGACGATCAGTTATTGGCCGCAGCCGAGGCAATGAAGAATTTGATCTTGGGTTTGAGGGTGAAGACGAACCGGCCGGTCACGCTGCCCGCGTGGCCGGCCGGTTCTGGGCGGAGAGGAATGTCCGGAGCCGGTCTCGGGAGGAGGCCGGGAGGGATCAGTAGCGGTCAGCAGAGGGGGTCAGTGGGGGTCGCCCTCCGGGCCGAAGGCGGTCAGGAAGCGGTCGCGGAAGGCGTTCATCGGCCAGACCGGGGCGTTCGGGGCGGGCTTGACGCTGCTGGTCCAGCCCCAGGAGTTGATCCGGTCGAGGACCTTGGGGTCCTTGGCGATGATGGTGATCGGGACGTCGTGGGTGGCGTTCTGGCCGACCACGACCGAGGCGGGCTGGTGGTCGCCGAGGAAGACCATGACCAGGTTGTCGTCGCCGTAGGTGCTGGCCCAGTTGATCAGGCTGTCGACCGAGTAGGCGATCGAGCGGGCATATTCGGTCTTGATCTTGCTGTCGTCCTTCCAGACCGTCTTCGGGTCGGTGGTCTTGGCCTGCGGGCCGTAGACGCTGCCGTCGCCGAGCTGGTCCCAGCCGAGCGTGCTCGGGACCGGCGCCCACGGGGTGTGGCTGGAGGTCAGGGTGATCTCGGCGAGCAGCGGACCGCGGCCGGGCTTGCTGTACTCGAACTTCTGGAACTGCGACAGCGCGTACTGGTCGGGCATCGGTGACCAGCTGAACTGCGGGCCGTGGTAGTTCAGCGCGGCCTTGTCGTAGACCTGGTCGTAGCCGTAGAACTGGCCCTCCGGCCAGGCGTAGATGACGCCCGGCTCGACGCCGACCGTGCGGTACCCGGCGTTCTTGAACGTCCTGGTCAGCGTGAGCCGGTCGGTCGCCATCAGGCTGCGGTAGCGGGACTCGTTGTTGACCCACATGCCGGACAGGAACGTCGAGTGGGCCAGCCAGCTGCCGCCGCCGGCGGTGGACGAGGTGAGGAAGCCGCTGCGGGCGGCGAACCCGGCCTTGGCCAGCTTCTGGTCCCCGTCGGCCAGCGCGGTCAGCACCGAGCCGTTGAACGCCGGGTTCTCCACCGCGTCGCGGCCGTAGCTCTCGATGAACGAGACCACCACGTCCTTGCCGCGCAGCGCGGTGAGCAGCTGGTTCCCGGGGCGGTCCCGGTACGGGTCGGCGTCCACCTCGGCCACGAACGCGCGCTTGTCGGCGAGGTCCTTCGGCAGCGCGAGCGCGGTGTCCCGGGCCAGGTCGGCGGCGGCGGTCGAGGCCACCGGGATGCCGCCGATCAACTGGTAGCTCATCAGGAACAGGGCCAGCCAGGCCACCCCGGCGACGCCCAGCCCACCGGCGGCGATCCGGCGATGCCCGACGGCGACCCGGGTCAGCCGCAGCATCGCCCAGGCCATCCCGGCGACCATCAGGACTCCGAGCAGGACCGCGCCGACCGCCACCGCGGTCGCGGACGCCTTGCCGACCGAGTCGACCAGGAAGTTGAAGCCGTCGTCGAACAGCGTCCAGTCCAGGACCGGGTCGAAGCGGCGGGCCAGCACCCAGAAGAAGCCGATGTCGACCAGTTTGACCACGGTGAGCGCGCCGAGCAGCACGCCCAGCCCGGCGGCCAGCCAGCGGCGCGCCCGCGGCGGCGTGACGAGCAGCACCGCGCCGGCGATCAGCGCCTCGATCGGGATCCGCACCAGCGCGGTGTACCAGTGGTTGCCCGGCGGGAGCCGGGTGATCTGGTCCGGCAGGATCAGCGCGAGAAAGACGAGGATTGCGGCGAAACCCGTGGTCACGTGACGAATGACCCGGCGGTACGGCTTGCTTGGTTGGCTCACGTTTACTTGATACGCCCCCGTGTCGTTTCCGGTTCGACGAGGGGGCGGTGAGACCCCATGACAAAAGTCAGTGGATGAGTGAGTGCTCGCTCATTAGGCTGTGCGCCGTGGAGAACAGACGCAGACGTCAACCGGCCCTCGCGCCGGACGAGCGGCGGGCGGCATTGATCGCGGCGACCATCCCGCTGCTGCACGAGCATGGGGTCGAGGTGAGCACCCGGCAGATCGCGCACGCCGCCGGGGTCGCCGAGGGCAC encodes:
- a CDS encoding adenosylcobinamide amidohydrolase, yielding MFAEPSLTHRKEDGQEVPLLLWRFPEPVLAVSSAVLGGGVGTREWLINASVPMSYARPDPAVHLTELAGALHLSGPGVGLLTGVNVRDVVSASEAGVHVYATVGLGAPIRAAEAGVTGFAHHPGTINIVVWIPQRLSAGALVNAVATATEAKVQALADLGLSATGTATDAICVLCPVAGEPAAYGGPRSHWGTPMARAVFGAVRDGGAANLATGRSWSGAYGRTAESAPQS
- a CDS encoding nitroreductase; translation: MNEVKQALAQAADAARFAPSIHNTQPWRWVVRADRLELYAVTGRQLHAQDPDARMLLVSCGAALHHAQVALDAEGWGYTVERPGSLDGPLAVITPGDRRPAEPEATRHLQMLQVRRTDRRTVRDEAVPGPVLDALVKAASPGGAELHLLDRDQVLDLAVAVEHAQSAEDADERARAELATWVGGDRPDGTGIPASALPAEVPLTTVAERDFQAEGSVTAGDGHDRAATYGVLYGRGDAPSDWLRSGESLSRLWLAATEHAVSLLPFSGPVEVPFTRAALTRLLGGTGVPYLAVRLGLQDPDRTAPPHTPRLPATQVITLAD
- a CDS encoding class I SAM-dependent methyltransferase, yielding MPERIREVTALLAEVLAPRAPLTVIVDGGDPGAAADFAARLAAAFPASARAWNIDAVLGLIGPGTGGFDSALNVLEPATDQVLVYLRGGPRNRFTSGDGERRAQVVIDHRDPDWPVIRHMHPSLADPDRWYLSESRAFFAARAADWDVKFGDDLPAYAKAVHEAGVRPGEVALDVGCGTGRALPALAGAVGPAGRVIGLDFTPDMLAEACRAGRNTAATLVVADARRLPIADAAVDVIFAAGLITHLPDPPAGLAELARVTRPGGTLAIFHPVGRAALATRHGRTLRPDEALAEERLAPLLAAAGWVLTSYEDGEDRFLALATRL
- a CDS encoding sulfatase-like hydrolase/transferase, with translation MSQPSKPYRRVIRHVTTGFAAILVFLALILPDQITRLPPGNHWYTALVRIPIEALIAGAVLLVTPPRARRWLAAGLGVLLGALTVVKLVDIGFFWVLARRFDPVLDWTLFDDGFNFLVDSVGKASATAVAVGAVLLGVLMVAGMAWAMLRLTRVAVGHRRIAAGGLGVAGVAWLALFLMSYQLIGGIPVASTAAADLARDTALALPKDLADKRAFVAEVDADPYRDRPGNQLLTALRGKDVVVSFIESYGRDAVENPAFNGSVLTALADGDQKLAKAGFAARSGFLTSSTAGGGSWLAHSTFLSGMWVNNESRYRSLMATDRLTLTRTFKNAGYRTVGVEPGVIYAWPEGQFYGYDQVYDKAALNYHGPQFSWSPMPDQYALSQFQKFEYSKPGRGPLLAEITLTSSHTPWAPVPSTLGWDQLGDGSVYGPQAKTTDPKTVWKDDSKIKTEYARSIAYSVDSLINWASTYGDDNLVMVFLGDHQPASVVVGQNATHDVPITIIAKDPKVLDRINSWGWTSSVKPAPNAPVWPMNAFRDRFLTAFGPEGDPH